A genomic region of Zea mays cultivar B73 chromosome 6, Zm-B73-REFERENCE-NAM-5.0, whole genome shotgun sequence contains the following coding sequences:
- the LOC100276296 gene encoding uncharacterized protein LOC100276296: MPRQRLDRAKWRRSCLSVVAGSCTVSLSPVAVRARACRRRSRTLLLAGDYARSTAPRRTRVVLHSGAAAAGHNDGFKHANGIRSTVAPIMPTVKLHGPKLLLPRRGKKVRVVLFAGRPYEPVF; this comes from the coding sequence ATGCCACGGCAACGACTGGACCGGGCAAAGTGGCGGCGGTCGTGCTTGTCGGTTGTCGCTGGCAGCTGCACGGTCTCCCTCTCGCCGGTGGCTGTGCGCGCTCGTGCTTGTCGTCGACGATCGCGCACTCTCCTCCTCGCCGGCGACTACGCGCGCTCTACTGCTCCCCGGCGCACGCGCGTCGTCCTCCACTCCGGTGCGGCCGCGGCAGGGCACAACGACGGCTTCAAGCACGCAAATGGGATACGTTCCACTGTAGCTCCGATCATGCCGACGGTGAAGCTCCATGGACCGAAGCTGCTGCTTCCGAGGAGAGGCAAGAAAGTCAGAGTGGTATTATTTGCCGGACGACCGTACGAGCCGGTATTTTAG